Genomic window (Arachis hypogaea cultivar Tifrunner chromosome 13, arahy.Tifrunner.gnm2.J5K5, whole genome shotgun sequence):
atttaCCGAACCCCAACTGTttcattttgaaaaaattttaaactgtTCTGGTTCATCTTGTACGGTCCAATCATCGGACCGGACCGACATAGAATCCAGTTCATCCGGTCCGGTTCTGCTAACAGTTGTACTTTGTATTCAGGCATTATTACATTATGATTTATGACTCGATTatcaataaaattgaaattttcatAATGATAATTTATATTCACATAGTAACAGGTCATTTATAACAAAAGGATTATTTGCTCTTCTCACACTTATAACTcgaacttcaaaattcaaaagatattatgtttttagatatgtatttttttattatttaatgttcTAATTTATAGTTCATTCAGAAAAGATTGAATATGTGTCTTCTTTTTGATATATGAAGTATATTTTGACAATATAGGATACATCATGTGAATACCTACAAAAGATATTTTAACATTTAAGTTAATACAAATATGTTTTTAATAAGTCGCGATAATATCtttcaatatatttttttgtaatccgAAACTCTTATAAGGTCGTGTTTAAATTGGTTagttatttttttggtgactaaacaaggaaagaaacaaagcaaaaactattctaaatccgagcggatgattcgttggagatcaacactaggctcagaccaaataacatgattagagttactcttggcaccatatttagccatccaatccgcagctctatttgcttttcgggacacccattcaacgtgaacaagccaaggacgagataaaagctcctgaatcttgtgaaccaaatctgttacttcagatggatacccacttgtaagctcatgcatgatgggcagaatgtcaaggcaatctgTTTCACATATAATATTCCTCAAACCGCAATTCCAAGCTAAAACCAGccccctccaagcagcaaataattcacatctgattatagaccaaaggggaatgcttccagagcagcccgagatccaatctcccttagaatctctaataatacacccaaatcccgctaaatttgaatccatatacaagcttgcatcacaattaactttaaaactattgcCTACCGGTGGTTCCCAACACAGGCAATTTTGGAGAGATCTAAAGGCATTGCTTCGATTCCTGTAAACCTGTAAGTCCTTGGAGGTAATTCTGGCCAAGGCAACAACCTTATGGTCTGTCCAAGGGTTGTCAGTGttgaatatgtcattgcacctatgtctccatacccaccaaagccctgcaccaaaggacgcctcattgttagccaaggccttccgaaaccactcttcaagagcagtaccagccgtcgagtccaggatactaggatccaacatataccagattgcctttgatcgttcacagtctctaaggcaatgcttcatagtctcctgcgccttgttacatctcttacacatatctgaagaagctaaatgccgcttgaatcgaaaggcctcagttggtagagcatcatgtaagctaagccacatagtaaatttgaacttctctggaatgtttgtgttccacaaccagttccaattactgttggcattccaatttaatgttttctttaataaccatctgtaaccctcccttgcactatacttttttgttgctgcaggccaccactcccactgtggctccaactcagtcaaactaggatatctcagaccacaaataaactgcttaatctcatgcggaataggcgtggtaagactatcaacctcccaagacacccctttccacaagtcagccaccatgaaatctgattcagaaatatGTACATAAGGAACAAGGTTGCAAAGCTTACCAAAAGGAGTCCACTCATCATACCAAACTGATTTGTGGACATCTCCAATATTCCAATGAAGCCCTTCCTTGAGATGCTCATAGGCACTAACAATGTTCTTCCAGGTAGCCGATGAAGAATTTCTACTGTTTCCGTTCATACCAGATTGATTCCTGAGATATTTATGCTTCAGAACCTGCACCCATAACTTCTCACTATTATTTAGACAATCACATACCAACTTTCCCAGAAGCGCCATGTTAGCACAAGAAGTATCCCTAATACCCAATCCTCCTGCCTTTTTAGGAGTTATGGCGACCTCCCACCTGACCAGAGGCAGCCCTTTTCCAGTCTCTTGGCCTTTCCACAAGAATTGTCTCATCaaggaatcaattttattacatgcatacttcgggagaagagaaatttgcatttcataaactggGATAGAGGCCATAACCGATTTAACAAGACAAAGCCTCCCTGCCTTATTCAGTAGGTGTCCTTTTCAACTGGAGAGCTTTctcgaaattttttcaataatctcCTGAGCCGTCTTCCTGGAAGCTCTGGCATGACCGATGTTAATTCCCAGGTATTTACCCAAATCATTGCAGAACCGGATGTTAGAGACCCCTGAGAGAACCTCTTTTCTCCTCTCCGACACCCTCTTGGAACACTGGGCCTTTGACTTATGAAGATTTACCTTTAAACCTGACGCTCTAGAAAACAAGTCCAAACAATGCATGACCTCTATTACTTGAGCTTTTGATGCcttacagaaaagtaaaatatcaTCTGCAAATATCAAATGAGAGAGTCGTGGTCCATTCCTAGAAACCGCAACTGGGTTCCACAAACCTTGGGAAACTCTATGAGAGATAAAGCAGACAAGCATTTCCATACAGAGTACAAATAGATAAGGAGacataggatctccttgcctcaACCCTCTCTTCGGATTGAAATTTTGGAGCCTGTTCCCATTCCACAAAACTGCCAACGAAGAGGAAGTCACACAATTCAATATAAGATTAATGGTAGCCTTTGGAAACCCAAACCGGACCAAAGTAGCTTCCAGAAAACGCCAGTCTaccctatcataagctttttccaaatcaatcttgaaTGCCATGGTCCCTTTTCGAGACTTGGTGTTCCTCATGAAGTGCATAATCTCTTGAGCAATGATAATATTCTCTGTGGTTCCTCTTCCTGGAATGAACCCTCCTTGCAAAGGACCAATGATCTCCGACAGGAAAGGTCTGAACCTGTTAACTAGAACCTTtgtgacaattttataaattacattacataaGCTAATAGGCCGAAACTCCCATAAGGAAGAGGGAACTTCCACTTTAGGAATTAGAACAATGAGAGTATCGAAAATAGCCGCATTCAATGGCTCACCCTCAAAGGCTCGCTTGACCAGTCTACACACATCCTTGCTAAGAGAGTCCCAGAACTCTTTGTAGAAAATTGCTTGAAATCCATCTGGCCCTGGGGCTTTAAATGAACTCATGGTCATCACAGCTCTTTTAACCTCTTCAGACGTCACCGGTTCCACTAACTTTTGACAAGTCTCAGTACTAAGAGACGGGCAAGAAAAAGGCCCCATGGCGTCCAGGTCAATATCCTCCCTTGTAGAAAAGAgcttttgaaagaaagaatttgCCGCCATTTCTAGAGTCGTAGTCTCCGTGGTCCAAGACCCATCCTCCAAAAATAAcccatgaattttgttcctctttcTCCTGATAACTATCTGTagatgaaaaaattttgtatttctgtctCCACATCTCACCCATTGTTCTCTAGATTTTTGATACCACAACAACTCTTCTTGAAGAAGGACAGCATTCAGTTCCTGATGCAAAACTTGCTCTTTGATCCTAAGCTGTTGATCCTCCCGACTTTCCAGATTATAGTAATCTGAACGTCATTCAAAAGCCTCTCCAACTcccttttcttaacaaaaatattgccaaaaacctttttattgaaGCTAGTTGCATCTTTTTGAACCTCCAACAAACATTTAACTACATCCGGAGCTCCTCTATTCCAAGCTGTATCAACAACATTCCTAAAAAGAGGATGAGTCATCCACGCAGCCTGGAATCTGAACGGACGATGGCCCTTGGTAGCCCTCTTTGCCATCTTGCACCTAGTGAATAATGGGCAATGATCAGAGTGAAGGCGCGCCAGCACCTCAGTATAAGCCTCTGGAAACATTAGTCGCCAGTCCTGGTTGATGACTGCTCTATCAAGCTTCTTGGCCACCTGCACCCCACCTTTCACCTTCCTGTACCAAGTGAATCTTCTCCCAATAGCCCCCATATCAAACAGCCCACAATCCTCCAATGTTTCTGCAAATTGTTCTGCTCTGGCAAGTCTAAATTGCCCCCCTCTAACTTCACTCTGCAACAAAACATCATTAAAGTCCCCTAACACAATCCAAGGTCCGTGGATCATATTAGCAATCCTTGTCAAGTCACCCCACAGTTCTTTACGCCGATGTATATGCGGATTAGCATACACCGCACTGCAGTAACTAGATGTATTGCCCATAGTGATTTCAAAACTGATACATTGATCAACTACATCCAATACTCTCACAGAAATATTTGAATTAGAACATAGAACCCAGATACCCCCACTATGACCATTAGCCTCAACAATACCAACACCCTGGTAACCTAGATTATTCCAAAAAGATTTCATCCTCTCGAAAGCAATTTGGGTttcaaacagaatgaaaaaagtaGGATGAAATTTATTCGCTAACTCCTTACTATGAACCCGGGCCAATTTATTAGAGGCACCTCTAATATTCCAAAATAGAAAGCTTAAATCTAAATAATCCATAAAACAATTTGTATTGTAAAAAGGACCAACCTCAGCTGAAGTCCCTAACGAGATGATGAAGATCCACCATCATATCCCCCTGAGCCTTGCTTGTCCTTGTCCGGTTGTTGCCCGGTCTGTCTGTGTCCCTCCACTGACAACCCTTTCAATTTGCCGATTTGCTACTTGCTGGTGTCGCCAAGGCAGTCCGGAGTCGACGGCGAATTCTGCAAAGAAGAAGGGCGCAACCTCTTATGTCCGTTTTTGATAATGGCAGTGAAAGTCGGCACCACAACGGAGACAGATTTGCCCTTCACCCCTTGCTGTTTGGAAGATGCCATGCGTGCCTTAGATCCACTAACCGACCCGGTCTTCACCCCTGATTCGGCTCCTCTCATACGTAGCCCAAAGTCACAGTTCTGGTCCAATTTCTGATTTGAGCGCACCGGCATTTTATCTTTAGATGTTTGTTGGGCTTTGTTTGATTGACTCAATTTTCCTTTCCTTTTACTGCTGACTTTGGTCCTGCCAGCCTCATTTTCCAAATGTTGGGACCCCACTTCCTTCCCATGCAACGTATCATCTAATTTCTCCCCAATTTCTGCAACTATCACTGACTCTTTGGGATTGcatccaaattcaaaaattttctcttttgaagCTTCCTGTGGCTGCACCACCCGGGCCGCCGTCTCGGTCACTGATGTTTCCTTTCGATCCACCCTTTCCGAATCTATTGGGGTCATTCTGCAGTCAGTTGCTGGATGCCCGAAACAATTGCACTTGTCACAAATAAGGTGTAAGCATTCATACTCCACCTTATATTCAAACTCATCGACAATCACACTCCGGACCACCGGCAAACCAAGATTAATTTGCACGCAAGCCCGAGCAAATTTTCCCCTTTCCGCCAACTTAGTAGCCAGATCCACCTTGACTGGTCTTCCCACAGCAGAAGCGATTCTCATCATGGCTTTATCCTGATAGTACCATATGCTCAAACCAGAGATTCGAATCCAAACCATAGTCTCCTCGAAAGTGTCCTCACAAGGTTTAAAATCCGGTGTCCATGGCTTGACCGCAATATAGTGACCGAAGATCATCCATGGCCCCCCTAGTAAAACCTTCTCTCGATCGTCCATGCGATCAAATTTAACGAGGAAGTACCCAAAACCCACATCCAAGATTTCATATCCACCGGTGATCCTCCATACCCCTTTCAATTTGTGAAACATGGCCGTGTAACTAAGGTTTTTTCCAAGAACCTTAATCACAATTGCTTCCTTGTATGGTTCAGAAAGGATGTTCCTAGCCTCTTCGGAGAAGCAAACTCTTGGAGGCATAGGATCTCCTTGTTTTCCAGTGACCACTGCCATGGAATCCTCATCTAGAGCTTCAGCCCGATTTATCCCTGTGGCTACCGTAGAACCAATAACCTTGTCACGGAACGAAATCTTGGAAGTCACCCTGGAACTAAGGTCGCCCTTACTTGATCCCTCCTTCACACCTGATGCAAACCCTCCCacactctcccccttatctctttcGATGGTATGGCCATCTTCTtcaccgtgtttcaccctcaaaCGTTCTCTcccgctctctccttctctcattctctctgagtacggagtacgtactctttctctgctagggttttttatttcttaatgatttaatCATAAATGACTCTGATAATTGGTTAGTTATTTGGTTAGTCACAAATAACCATGATGAggtggttttttttttaagaaaaaagaagctcaatataataaagtggaatgacaaaaaaaataaaaataataaataataaataaacataaaaaaatattaattatatatccgTTATTACtatcaacaatcaacaatgaaaaagatttttttagtcCACTCCGTGTAATTAAAAAAGCGTTTGTTTAGTGTGTGTGTCTGGTCAATACATGAATACGGTGGAACGtatcttttatttgatttgtgaaacaCAAAAATGAGAGTAtgggtggcaacggggcgggttTTTGTTCTACCCGATCCAGTTCCGCTTGACAAAAAAACCGGCATAAAACCCGCGGGTAATAAAATGTTAAATCCTAacccgcccctgcgggtacccgcccctataattattaaatccaacaaataaaataaaattttaaaaattatataaccactatttacaaacataatataaattaaagtaaaaatttatatatgatataatattattaatcattttactaattattttatatatatatatatatatatatatatatatatatatatatataccggggcgggtttaacctaaacccgaccccgcccaAGAACCCGCCCCGATGCGGGGGTGGGGTAGCCCTGAGCGGGTAAGGGTGGGGTGGGTACTCGCGGATTCGAGTAGTGTTGCCACCCCTAAATGAGAGAGATACGCATACCCATAAAcatatacaatatatatatattttgtgtctCACTAAATTGATGAGGCAGAGAATTGAAGCCATGGACACtgatctaaattttttttggattattttattcttattgattttttaaaattttaaatatctcCTTTTTTTTACAAaccttaatttaatttatgagaATATAATAATCATTTTTAGTTATGTAGCGTTCTTGTGTTTTGCAACTAAACATAATATTAGACATTGCATTGATAGGAATAAAACATACAATTTCCTACTtgcaagaattagaggagcaACAATATCCACTCCCACCAAGTATTAACACTAGTACAATAATACCCAATAGCAGCGAAAAAATCACATAAATCAGAAATTAGAGACAAgctaacacaccaagatttttaacGTGAAAAACCTCCTCAATGAGAGAAGTAAAAACCACGAGTCACCAATACCAGGATATAGCTTCACTATGATGAAAAATAGGGTACAAGAGAGATCACAAATTACTGCACAAAACGTGCATACAACAAGCCAAACAACCCAAGCTTCAAAGCTttcaaaacaagaacaagaagatgaaaatactaCAAAAATAGAGCTACTGTGCGTGGCCAATATCTCCAGCTACAGACATCGATTCGAAGATTCGAACGGTGAAATCAAAGAACCAGATGTGTAGAACACACTGTCCAAATTTGAGCTCGATCCAACAGTTAACGAATCTGCAGTGACCAATTTACAGAGACAGATTTGTGTATGCGAAAATAACTTTCTCTCTTATTTTCTCTCTAGTGTTTGGTGTTCTCCTTTCAAAATGACCTCTCTCTTTCAACCCTAACTCACCTTAGCCACTTCAACTATTCATGGGCTTTGATACTAGCATTTGGGCTTTTTCTCCACAAAGGAAGGGAGCCccaaaaacccaacaaatctcctCCTCACAACTATGTGGAGGTAACCGCTAATCCGGCGATTAAGCAACAAACTTCAAACTTCCATCTTGGTAATGCCTTGG
Coding sequences:
- the LOC140177420 gene encoding uncharacterized protein, with product MKSFWNNLGYQGVGIVEANGHSGGIWVLCSNSNISVRVLDVVDQCISFEITMGNTSSYCSAVYANPHIHRRKELWGDLTRIANMIHGPWIVLGDFNDVLLQSEVRGGQFRLARAEQFAETLEDCGLFDMGAIGRRFTWYRKVKGGVQVAKKLDRAVINQDWRLMFPEAYTEVLARLHSDHCPLFTRCKMAKRATKGHRPFRFQAAWMTHPLFRNVVDTAWNRGAPDVVKCLLEVQKDATSFNKKVFGNIFVKKRELERLLNDVQITIIWKVGRINSLGSKSKFCIRN